One genomic segment of Hordeum vulgare subsp. vulgare chromosome 2H, MorexV3_pseudomolecules_assembly, whole genome shotgun sequence includes these proteins:
- the LOC123430377 gene encoding transcription factor MYB16-like — MGRSPCCEKEGLKKGPWTPEEDQKLLSYIEQQGHGCWRSLPAKAGLQRCGKSCRLRWTNYLRPDIKRGKFSLQEEQTIIQLHALLGNRWSAIATHLPKRTDNEIKNYWNTHLKKRLAKMGIDPVTHKPRSDVPGGAAGGGAEGAAGAQHAKAAAHLSHTAQWESARLEAEARLAREAKLRALAASASSSAQYLPAAHAAPGLDSPTSTLSFSDSAALASVLEAHSAAAAARAAMQPMQAYEEACKDQNWGDPDADAAGAGFAEAGFTGLLLDGSLSQDTRPAARDDAAEAGDQEHETEEEKNYWNSILNLVNSSASVVVPADEAYSPAPEF; from the exons ATGGGGCGATCGCCGTGCTGCGAGAAGGAGGGGCTGAAGAAGGGGCCATGGACGCCGGAGGAGGACCAGAAGCTGCTCTCCTACATTGAGCAGCAGGGCCACGGCTGCTGGCGCTCGCTGCCGGCCAAGGCCG GGCTGCAGCGCTGCGGCAAGAGCTGCCGGCTCCGGTGGACCAACTACCTCCGGCCGGACATCAAGAGGGGCAAGTTCAGCCTGCAGGAGGAGCAGACCATCATCCAGCTCCATGCGCTTCTCGGCAACAG GTGGTCAGCGATCGCGACGCACCTGCCCAAGCGCACCGACAACGAGATCAAGAACTACTGGAACACGCACCTCAAGAAGCGGCTGGCCAAGATGGGCATCGACCCGGTCACGCACAAGCCGCGCTCCGACGTGCCCGGCggcgcggccggcggcggcgccgaGGGTGCGGCCGGCGCGCAGCACGCCAAGGCCGCGGCGCACCTCAGCCACACGGCGCAGTGGGAGAGCGCGCGGCTCGAGGCCGAGGCGCGCCTGGCGCGCGAGGCCAAGCTGCGCGCGCTCGCCGCGTCCGCCTCCTCCTCGGCGCAGTACCTGCCGGCGGCCCACGCCGCGCCCGGCCTCGACTCGCCGACCTCCACGCTGAGCTTCTCGGACAGCGCCGCGCTCGCGTCGGTGCTGGAGGCGCACAGCGCCGCGGCCGCCGCGCGCGCCGCCATGCAGCCCATGCAGGCGTACGAGGAGGCGTGCAAGGATCAGAACTGGGGCGAccccgacgccgacgccgccgGCGCGGGCTTCGCCGAGGCGGGCTTCACCGGGCTGCTTCTTGACGGCTCGTTGAGCCAGGACACAAGGCCGGCGGCGAGGGACGACGCAGCCGAGGCGGGCGACCAAGAGcacgagacggaggaggagaagaactactGGAACAGTATACTGAACCTGGTCAACTCGTCTGCGTCAGTGGTGGTGCCCGCCGACGAGGCGTACTCGCCGGCGCCAGAGTTCTGA
- the LOC123426921 gene encoding 30S ribosomal protein 3, chloroplastic, with product MLPMSVHPATTPALASRPRVSLPRPSTPSSSSSLVHLKSRRPPLRSLRSLTAAAAAAAVEAGEPYFGLGDDEPLGGEGDAEAVVESEEYKVEVPEKQDPMLVLKFIWMEKNIGIALDQMVPGVGSIPLSPYYFWPRKDAWEELRAKLEEKEWISQKQMIILLNQATDIINLWQQGGGSLST from the exons ATGCTCCCGATGTCCGTCCACCCCGCTACTACGCCGGCCCTCGCGTCGCGGCCCCGCGTCTCCCTGCCCAGACCTTCCACACCCTCCTCCTCTTCCAGCCTCGTCCACCTCAAGAGCAGGAGGCCACCCCTTCGCTCGCTCCGcagcctcaccgccgccgccgccgccgccgccgtcgaagCGGGGGAGCCATACTTCGGTTTGGGGGACGACGAGCCACTTGGCGGAGAAGGAGACGCGGAAGCCGTGGTCGAAAGCGAGGAG TACAAGGTGGAGGTGCCTGAAAAGCAGGACCCGATGCTGGTACTGAAGTTCATatggatggagaagaacattggCATAGCGCTTGACCAGATGGTTCCGGGTGTTGGTAGCATCCCCTTAAGCCCCTACTACTTCTGGCCGCGGAAAGATGCATGGGAGGAACTGAGAGCGAAACTCGAGGAGAAAGAGTGGATCTCGCAGAAGCAGATGATCATCCTTCTCAACCAGGCCACGGACATCATCAACCTCTGGCAGCAAGGCGGCGGCAGCTTGTCGACATGA